AAATTCCTCACAATCTTTGCCTGTCATAAGAAGAAACTCTTCTTCATAGTCTGCTTCAGCATATTTTGCTTCCTCCCAAGTAGGACATTCATTCTTGTAGTGGCCTAACTGATGACATTTGTAACATTCAACAGTTTCTTTGCTTATTCTTCCTCTGCCACGCCCTCTTGATGAACCATTCCTTCCTCTCCCTCTCCCTGCACCAGAGACTGTGAGAGCTTGTTCATCGTGGTTCACCACTTTCTTGCTTTTCATCTTTTGCTCATGCACTATCAGGCTGGATTGAAGTGCATCTAGAGACATTGTAGTCACATCATTGGACTCTTCTATTGAACAAGTGACATAGTTGAATTTCTCTGGCATAGACCTCAAGATTTTATCAACAATGGTTGCTTGCTCCATTCTTTCACCTTGAGAAGTCATCTTGTTCGCAATTGCCATGATTCTTGCAAAATACTCAGTCACAGTTTCACTTTCACCCATCTCAATTACCTCAAATTCTCTGCGAGAAACTTGAAGCTGAGCTCTCTTCACCTTTGTTGATCCCTTATACTTCAATCTCATTGACTCCCAAATATCCTTTGCAGTATCTTTGGCAAGAATTGTTTCTAAAATGGCACGATCAATAGATTGAAACAGGTAATTCTTTACCTTCATATCAGTAATCTTGCTTGCAGCTGCAGCTTTGACTTGCTCTTCTGTTGCATTTGCAGGCACAATTGTAACTCCATTCTCTATCAATGACCAATACTCCTTTGATCTCAGCAGGTTTTCCATCAACATGGCCCAGTGATCGTAAAATCCATCAAACCTAGGGATTGAAGGTTTCAGAAAATCTGAATTCTCTGTCATGCTTGATGCGCAAGAAAGATAAAGAACTGATGAATTTGCAGAAAGATGCAGATTGAGTCTGCAAGATCTTTGAAAaactgaagaagaaagaagtttgttgaagaagaaacactttgaaaaacggttgtaactaactttttgatggtggttttgcaaaaccaccACTAGGTCCTTGGATCTTTGGTGATGATACCACTTGTTATGATTAAGGGATCTTTCTCATTGATTACTAATGATCACCACACATACTTTATATAGGCAATGTGCCATATACAAGCATTGGGCTTAAAGTACAAACACTTGATATTGGGCTTGCATAATTCTAGGCCCAATATACAATATCcaacatatattaatatttgaaggACGAACCAAAGTTCAAAACTGTCatgttttaaaataagaaaaccAATTAATATCACAATATAATATGAATATGGATATCAAAACtgtaattaagcctaaaatatTAGTGAAaaagtcctttattttttatatattaagcaatttttttatctttgaagTTATTATAATAAGCTATTTtctaaagaaagaaaaaataaagctcaatatatatatttctctaAGATCCGAAATTACTAAAATATCTATTTGGATCTATATGAACCACTTCGAACTCAATTAGCTAGTAAACATGGGGGGTAAACATTGCATGTAACATATATGAACCACTTCATACTTTTGTACATTcaattattcaccttaaaaaggtAATATTGtaccactaaactacttaaaacaATATACATATGGTTTAGTTAGTAAAATAgacccttaaagatattttttgttttacattggtcccttaaagaaaaaaatattcgaataagtcccttaaagaaaaaaaaagtctgaataggtcccttaaagacatctccgttaatcagtttgatcctttccgtccattttttcgaggaccaaactgattaacagagatgtctttaagggaccaaactgattaacggagatgtttttaagggatttattcgaaccttttttttctttaagggacttattcggtcctttttttttctttaagggaccaatatgaaatcaaaaatatctttaaaagacaattttactaattaagcctatagtATCTAAAAATACACTTTGGTGATTTTTAGGAACGTGAGGTGTAGAATGTTTATTTATAGAAGTTAATTGCTTAGTGCGAGAAAATAGAGGTCATAGTTTGGTAGTTGGTACAAAGGAATTGTCGAAACAAGGACATGTACCAATTACCAAAGACTATCCAAACCCCAAAGAGACAAGAACAAACGAACGATAAGGAAAATGCTTAGATTCTTATGTCAAAGTGAAAAGTGGAAGAAGTGCAACATATATAAgcatatcataatttttttctatcataatttttacctttttactttaattataagtcaaaataaatcaaagaaattataGTTTATGTATTTGTTCCAAAAATATGATCAAgtatatcaaatttctttaatccatttttgcttataattttatGGTCGGAGTGAGaactattttttcaaaaaattgtcAATGTCGTCAATAGGATAACGGATCCAAAAGCCAACGACTCGTTGAGACAGCAAATTAACGGATTATTTATGGCTAATTAGCAATCCAAGTTCACCGGCACAGAGGAGGCAACCAGAACCTTAACACAAAACTCACCACCCACAACAACACCAAGAAAAGGGTGAGTGGGACCGCAGACAAAGCGGGTCTCAGGACAAACAACAAATCCATTTATGGCAAGCTCGAAAGAAATTTGGAATCAACCATCAGAAAACAGAGCTACAAAACCGACCACTACAACCTGCTTCAAAGAGGCTGGCCATGACGGTTTGAGATATCCAACCACCTCCAACAGTCAAAGCTTGAGGGAAAAAATAGAGCATCGGCCGTCGCCGACGATGCGGGTTGAAAATGCCCCTGCGAGTTGAGACCCATTGATTTATTGGTTGTCTTTGTATATGtagaaagtaaaaaatataaaaagaaacatAGAAAACTATCTATTAATAATGAGGGTCATCTATCCATTTTTTAATATCATGATATTAATTAGTTAAAAATACAGTTATAAATGTTTagtaatatgaaaaataataaagtatCAAACTACAGTTTCCCTTTTTAATATCATGATATTCGTCGtaacaaaaaattattgcaCTATTACTCTTTCGGTTAATCTCCTTCAATATATGtgtctttttcatcaaaaatatcAACTATTTTGGAAGTCAATGTTAACTACTATGGTGCaacaaaggaaagaaaattaactGAAAAGATAATACTGCAACAAGTTAAAAAGTAAAGAACTTATTTATTACCTAAAAACTTAAAGAATCTAATAGTTATAAACACGAAACTTAAAGGTATTTTGTCGTAGTTTATATGTTTTAAGTCTCTTATTATTTAAATGAATGAACGTGTGAAAAGTTTAGTTTCTTAGAATTTTAAATATGCACTTGTTCTCAAGTCTAGTACATAATTAGTACATGAAAATATTGGATTTTCATCCTCTCCATACCATCATCTTTCTTATCATTCTATATCTCCTTTTAAAAACTCTTCTGtcttattttcaaatttatttatcaatattCACCCTCCTCCAACCTTTGTTTTCCTTGATGGAAAGGAAGGAAGAAAACAAAGgatccaatttattttttttagtaaaaaaaatctgGATATTAGAAAAGTTTGACCCACATGAGTTCAACTCCactcaaatttataaaataaacaaacaattttatatttattctttttttttttggtacaaaatatatttattcttttatttaatataaacaATACCATACctttaatgaattaaaaatactTATATTAATTTAAGATACCAACtcaattaaaaagtggaatcaAGGGAACCAAGTACTTTCTTGTCACTTTAAAGAAATGATGTGTGACTCAACAATTTAGGACCAAGCATATGGTGACATGGCCTTAGTGTCCAAATCAACTGCTTCCACTTGCCTTAAAAAGAACAGGAATGAATGATTCTTTACATTGATCATTCATCATTCATCATTCCACCCATTaaagttcttcttcttcactatTAATATTCTCCACATCAGATCCACATAACAAAATGTTTACTAACTTAACATAAATAGAATCAAAAGTAAATGGTGGACTTAATTAGGACATcactaataaaaaatgagttCTTGAACAATTGTGATCTTTCACCTTGAATCTTTTTGTTCACCAGGTTGTGGTAGAACTAATGGTTTAAAGACATTATGCTTCAAATCAAATGCTTTATGATAAATTTCATGTCATATTAGTACATGAGAACCAAAAACTACGTCAAACTTTTGTCCATATTTGGAAAGCTTTTTGCTCTAAATACCCGAAAACAAAGTTTTAAATTGTGATCGCGTTACAATCTTTGATAATGTGACAAATCGACGTCAAATACAAATGGAATCATGGTTGCAATGTGGTCACGAAGACATCTAAAGTCTTTAAGAAcgcataaaaccattttatagcATTGGaacatattaaattttctaTCATAATTGAGGACAATTTCCATGCTACAACAATTATATTGACACATTAGATTTTCTATGGCCATGGATAAGGACAATATTGTTGGATTTGAAGTGTGAGTGTTAAGTTCTACATCgattataaatgaaaataatgttgaatttataagagagatgactcattaacctaatgtcttaaaGTTTTAATTAGGTGGAGATGTGACGTCTTCTTCTCTTGTGGTTCTGGAGCATTTGACCTTATGTTTCTCCCGAGTTCCTCAGAACtccccaacaagtggtatcagagccataGTTCGGCTTGGTGAGGGAGTGAGGGTGGATCCTGATATTTGATCAACTATAGGATGTGAGAACTCTCATTTAGGGGAAAATTGTTGGATTTGAAGTGAGTGGTTAAATCTCACATCaactataaattaaatttataagaaaTACGACATCTTTCTCTTTTGTTTATCCTAAAACATTTGACTCGATGTTTTTCTTGACATTCCCCGAAATCTCCAATAACTTTCCATGCTGCAACTGACATATtactctaaaaaaataaaaaaattgtcaaacaCCCATGTGGAGAAAGAATCTATGGAATCTTAAAATGAGGGGTTAAAATCTAGTATGTGGGCCCACTTTAGGTTCTTGTTATTTTTTCGCTTCGGAGAAAAAGTTGTAAATATTCTTATAGCTGAGTTGGCATAATATATCTCacgaaaattaatttaatttaagaacaatATTTAACTAATAGCACTCATAGATGCTCTATATCATGACTCGAATCAACTTTCtctccattttttattatttcttttattcAATTACTATAGCTTTAAAATGATTAGGAGGTGTATGAAAGAAATTTGTCCTCACGTCatatttttacatttatatttcaCAAACTATATAGTAATAtggagaaaatgaaaagaatttcATCTCATCATGACCCAGATCGCAATCGCATACATATTTCAAAACATTGCTCTTAATGCAGACTTTTAAAAATAGGGTTTTCTCAACTTTTGAGAAGAATATTTCTACATTAAGTTGTTTAATTATCATATTCCTTTAGGAGTAGTTTCGTTTAATACGAGATTGCTTCACACCTCGCAGTGCTTACACCTCTCGCCTATCAAAGTTCTGCTTCGACTATTCATGATTCTCAATTCACAACGACTATTAACGATCATAATCTTCAATCGTCCAGTAGCCATTTGCCATAAAAATAAGCacccaaaatatatttatttttttatacaaatcgcACCATTAGTTCTAGCACATCAACACATGATTGATGCCTTTACATAATTCCTTGAGAGAATTTGGAACTACATATTTATTTGAACAATCTCATAAAAACTTGAGAGATAACTACATAAAACTTCAGTCTATGTAGCAAGATGCTCACTCAAATCTGCTAAGTACAATCAAATTCCCAAAACATGTAATCAGAAAATCatatcacacacacacatgtcCAAACTAGAGCTAGAATTTTAATATCAGAAACAACATGAACTAATCTCTTCATAGATTCTAATTACTAAGGACTAACTTAAGTCCTTCTCAACATACATAAACAATCTATGAAGCAACTCATCATCACCGAAAAAGGTTTAGAATTTTAGTACCTTAAAAACTCTAAACCCTACATCATGTGCATAATTCATTGATGCTGCATAGATTGCATTTGGAAAATAGTATCAAAAGGTGAAAACTGAAATCCATGGTGAGTGCCTCGGAGTATATTTTGACCCGGTGATTTCGATTCTTGTGAAGAAATCCCACACAATGGTGCCACATACATGTTTCCTTTAGTTGAATTGAAAACAAATGGCATACCCTCCTCATCTGGTATTTTCAAGTCATATTCCTGCTTAACCATGCCGGACAAATTATGATTCCGTGGTTGGTTCGCGGTATTCACCAAATGGTCTGGAGAAGAAGGATTGTTACTGTCTGATGAAGGAGATTTAGTTTCTTGTAGATTAACCACTGTGATGTCATGGATACTGGATCTTCTCTTATCCTTCCCTCCTGAAACTTGCCTTATGAAATACTTTTGAGCATGACTTGCGACTTGAGTTGGTGTCCTTGTGGTCACAAAATTCCTAGAGATATTTCTCCAGTCTCCCTTACCATACTTCTTCAGACCCAACAGAAATTGCCTGTGGTTGATTAACATGAAAATGTTCTATTAATAAAATAGCCAAGGGAACAAAAACACAAGGTTTGAGTCGGATATCAAATGCAAGGAACCAACAAGAAAAGCATTATCAAGGCAAAACCATATAATAAtctatgtagcaccgacacttcggAGTGTTTAGACTGAAGGTGTTTGGTGTCTAACATCGACATGACAACATTGACACTGACACATTTAGTTACATTCAACcacttctatttttttaaaattattagggGTGTCTCCGTGTAAGTGTATGTCTAGTGTTTTTGTTTGTGCCTCATAGATAATAATTAAACACAGCTTGATTCATAATCggtcaaacaaacaaaacacttAACTTTCCAAAGAAACATCTTAACTACAATGTTTATTTGACATCCAAGCTTGCCAATGATTCTCGCTTTACTCAAGTATTCGAATCATCAATAAACTAAGTGAATCAACAAAAACTAGGTGAATCAAGGATATAGACCGTGAAATCACAAGAGTTAGATCCCtgtaataaattatttttctaaataaacatacataatttttatataatattataattataataattacataCGAAGAAAAGGTAGACGGGCAACAAGTTGCGCCGCTAAACCTTTTTGGattgtaataaattaaaattcaaaataatgtCTCAAATTAAAAATCTTCAAGCATAATAGTTTCAGGGAACTAATATAGCTTTCAGTACAATTTTGACAACTAAATTGCCGGAACCAAAATAACTAATATAGGAATCATTTTGTTAATTTCAGGGAAAGTTTCCTAAGCACTACAATTTTAAGGACTAAAATGGAGActcacaaaataaatttaagcaTTGATCTAAATTTCTGCACAACATATACATAAACAAATCAATGTAAAGGCTATGATATGCAATTACCTATGCTCCTCTTCGGTCCATGGCACACCTTTCTTCCTTTCCGGCTCAGACGACCGAGTCGAACCACCCCTTTTCTCACCAACACTACAAAATTGCTTGAAATCATCAAAGCCTTGATTGTTATCCCAATCCAATGTGAAAGAACTAGTTGTATAACCAGGAACCGGTATCAAACCGGCTTCAATAACACAAACATCTTCTTCAAGCTCCCTATACTGCTTAATCACATCACCTACAGTTTTTCCAGGAATCATCTCTGCTACCCTTATCCATCTATCAGGAGTATCCTTATCATAATAAGCTAAAGCATTCTCAAACAGCTTATTCTCTTCTTGAGTCCACTTAGAACCCTTGTTTTCTTCAAACAACCAATTGGAATTTTGGATATATGAAGCTGGTGATAGAACTTCAATTCCTCTATTCATTGTTCTAGATAACATCATATAATAATCTAACTCTTTTCTCTCTAATAGAAAACttcaaagagaaagaaagaagccACAAAAGTTGAACTTGTTATGACCAAAGAAGCATATTATCAAACAGCATTTGGGCAGAATCTGCTGCTTATTTCAGCTACCCAATTAACTAAGGAATCTAGAAAAGCTCTTATTTCCAAAATCCAAGGAAAAATTCCATA
This genomic interval from Trifolium pratense cultivar HEN17-A07 linkage group LG6, ARS_RC_1.1, whole genome shotgun sequence contains the following:
- the LOC123888407 gene encoding transcription factor DIVARICATA — translated: MMLSRTMNRGIEVLSPASYIQNSNWLFEENKGSKWTQEENKLFENALAYYDKDTPDRWIRVAEMIPGKTVGDVIKQYRELEEDVCVIEAGLIPVPGYTTSSFTLDWDNNQGFDDFKQFCSVGEKRGGSTRSSEPERKKGVPWTEEEHRQFLLGLKKYGKGDWRNISRNFVTTRTPTQVASHAQKYFIRQVSGGKDKRRSSIHDITVVNLQETKSPSSDSNNPSSPDHLVNTANQPRNHNLSGMVKQEYDLKIPDEEGMPFVFNSTKGNMYVAPLCGISSQESKSPGQNILRGTHHGFQFSPFDTIFQMQSMQHQ